From a single Ignavibacteria bacterium genomic region:
- a CDS encoding cation-translocating P-type ATPase: MNNIQWHSLKSDETLRKLNSHTDGLTTQEVSERIAKYGYNEIEEKAAVSPLALFISQFNSLLIIILFVAAIVSLSFGKITEAISIIIIVIFAGVLGFIQEFRAGKALQSLKKMAAPLAIVIRNGKEQEIASRELVPGDIIKISMGAKIPADARIIKCANLKVEEAALTGESVPVDKHTDPVQGENIPLGDRNNILFAGTAVSFGRGTAIVVATGMETEFGKIATMLQNTEDERTPIQVNLDQLGKKLGIFAISLSVIMSVFQLIRVFSSGELTSDKIMDVFIWGVALAVAVIPEALPAVVTISLALGVRRMVKRKALIRKLPAVETLGATNIICSDKTGTLTQDAMTIKKMFTGGTVYKVTGNGYKPEGSILVDETEVKELPLPLKHTLESGVLCNDTKLVKEDDEWEIIGDPTEGAIVVVAEKAGISNSAFNSNNPRLYEIPFSSETKKMTTVNKTEEGLWVSSKGALEMLLASCKYIYRADGIGEITQDDIDLIQKHYKEFADDALRVLTICGKRVELDIDAFKTVAEEANEKEDIRQDLIHIIENDLIFLGLVGMFDPPREEVKEAIKICDKAGIRPIMITGDHKDTAVAIARELGILKHGGALSGQELDKLTDEEFLDSVDNTDVYARISPAHKMKIVESLMKKGNIVAMTGDGVNDAPSLKKANIGVAMGITGTDVSKEAADMILTDDNFTSIVSAIEEGRSIFENIRKYLVYLLSGNLGTVFGILITFFLGYSLPINAVQILFINFIMDGLVAIALGVEPPEPGIMDRKPRNTKEGILNTPALRSIGILSVWIAIITTAAYAYSMEYGHAAGVTDIKLIEKEASTVFFITLLAARFFNGFNCRSVSRSMFAIPFLSNKTLIYNILASIGIIALIFIIEPLRNAFDLSTVTTSEIIAAAITSFSVIIFSELLKLFYKNKTEK, from the coding sequence ATGAACAACATTCAATGGCATTCTCTTAAATCGGACGAAACGCTCAGAAAGCTAAATTCTCACACCGACGGTCTGACTACTCAGGAAGTCAGTGAAAGAATTGCGAAGTATGGTTACAACGAAATAGAAGAAAAGGCAGCAGTCTCCCCTCTTGCGCTGTTTATCTCACAGTTTAACAGTCTGCTGATCATTATACTCTTCGTGGCAGCAATTGTTTCACTAAGCTTTGGAAAAATTACTGAAGCGATCTCGATCATCATCATCGTGATATTTGCCGGTGTTTTGGGATTCATTCAGGAATTCAGAGCTGGTAAGGCATTGCAATCGCTAAAGAAGATGGCAGCGCCTCTTGCTATCGTTATAAGAAACGGCAAGGAACAGGAAATTGCGTCAAGAGAACTGGTGCCAGGAGATATTATCAAGATATCGATGGGAGCTAAAATTCCTGCCGATGCACGGATAATAAAATGTGCAAATCTTAAGGTTGAAGAAGCCGCTCTAACCGGAGAATCTGTTCCGGTGGATAAACACACGGACCCTGTTCAAGGTGAAAACATCCCATTGGGTGACCGGAACAACATTCTGTTTGCCGGTACCGCTGTTTCATTCGGAAGAGGAACTGCTATTGTGGTTGCTACCGGAATGGAAACAGAGTTCGGTAAAATAGCCACCATGCTTCAAAATACCGAAGATGAAAGAACCCCAATCCAGGTAAATCTTGACCAGCTCGGAAAAAAACTCGGCATTTTTGCCATTTCGCTTTCGGTCATTATGTCGGTATTTCAGCTCATCAGAGTGTTTTCCTCAGGTGAACTCACTTCCGACAAGATAATGGATGTGTTTATTTGGGGTGTCGCTCTTGCTGTAGCGGTTATTCCGGAGGCACTTCCCGCTGTAGTGACCATTTCTTTGGCACTCGGTGTTAGAAGAATGGTAAAAAGAAAAGCTCTTATACGGAAACTTCCTGCGGTTGAAACTTTAGGTGCAACCAATATAATCTGTTCCGACAAAACAGGTACCCTGACACAGGACGCAATGACCATTAAAAAGATGTTTACAGGCGGCACCGTTTACAAGGTTACAGGAAACGGTTACAAACCCGAAGGGAGCATTCTTGTCGATGAGACTGAAGTCAAGGAATTGCCGCTTCCCCTGAAACATACTCTGGAGAGTGGTGTACTTTGTAATGACACAAAACTCGTAAAAGAGGATGATGAGTGGGAAATCATCGGTGATCCAACCGAGGGAGCTATTGTCGTGGTTGCCGAAAAAGCCGGCATCAGTAACAGTGCATTTAATTCAAATAATCCCCGCTTGTATGAAATTCCCTTTTCATCCGAAACAAAAAAGATGACAACCGTGAACAAGACTGAAGAGGGGCTTTGGGTTTCTTCCAAAGGTGCACTTGAGATGTTACTTGCTTCCTGTAAGTATATCTACAGGGCTGATGGCATTGGTGAGATCACACAGGATGACATCGATCTGATTCAGAAACATTACAAGGAATTTGCTGACGATGCCCTGCGTGTTTTGACAATATGCGGTAAGAGAGTTGAACTGGATATCGATGCCTTTAAAACTGTCGCAGAAGAAGCGAATGAGAAAGAGGACATCCGGCAGGATCTGATTCATATAATTGAAAATGATCTTATATTTCTCGGACTGGTAGGTATGTTCGATCCACCCCGCGAAGAGGTTAAGGAAGCCATCAAAATTTGCGACAAAGCCGGCATCAGACCAATCATGATCACAGGTGATCACAAGGATACAGCAGTGGCTATCGCCCGTGAACTCGGTATTCTGAAGCATGGAGGGGCATTATCCGGACAGGAACTGGATAAACTGACCGACGAGGAATTTTTGGACAGTGTGGACAATACGGATGTTTACGCCAGAATCTCCCCCGCTCACAAGATGAAAATCGTGGAATCTTTGATGAAAAAGGGTAATATCGTTGCAATGACGGGAGACGGTGTGAATGATGCACCTTCGCTCAAGAAAGCCAATATCGGCGTTGCGATGGGTATTACAGGAACGGATGTGAGCAAGGAAGCAGCCGACATGATCCTTACGGACGATAACTTCACTTCGATTGTATCTGCGATTGAGGAAGGCAGAAGTATCTTCGAGAATATCCGGAAATATCTCGTATATCTTCTCAGTGGTAATCTGGGAACCGTTTTTGGTATCCTGATTACTTTTTTCCTTGGTTATTCGCTTCCCATTAATGCAGTACAGATTTTGTTCATTAACTTTATAATGGACGGACTTGTAGCTATCGCCTTGGGGGTTGAACCACCCGAGCCCGGCATAATGGACAGAAAACCAAGAAACACGAAGGAAGGAATTCTTAATACACCAGCTCTTCGTTCCATCGGAATTCTTAGCGTCTGGATTGCGATAATTACCACCGCTGCCTACGCGTACTCAATGGAATATGGTCATGCAGCCGGAGTTACTGATATCAAATTGATTGAGAAAGAAGCTTCAACAGTATTCTTCATCACCCTGCTTGCAGCGAGATTCTTCAATGGATTCAACTGCCGTTCGGTTTCCAGATCAATGTTCGCAATTCCGTTTCTCAGCAACAAGACACTTATCTACAATATTTTGGCATCAATTGGTATCATCGCCCTAATTTTCATCATTGAGCCATTGAGAAATGCTTTTGATTTGTCAACTGTAACCACAAGTGAAATAATTGCTGCAGCAATCACTTCATTCTCAGTCATTATTTTCTCAGAATTGCTTAAGCTGTTTTACAAAAACAAAACAGAGAAGTGA
- a CDS encoding SCO family protein — MIIFQFQKYLLASFVFLLLLFAGCKSKFELDENLKGFSFKLLDQDGQTVDFPTGFENKVVVVGFVFTHCPDICPLTVNNMQLVQNELIGKGETDDIVFVAISFDPERDTVALLKKFAALREINEKNFRFLTGDKRTTDSLMSIMRIVAVPEDSTIVDGTLSYFFTHTDRISLIDKKGFLRKEYSGSKANTSEIVQDIEKLR; from the coding sequence ATGATAATTTTTCAATTTCAAAAGTATTTATTAGCTTCATTCGTTTTTCTTTTGCTTCTTTTTGCGGGATGCAAATCAAAATTCGAACTTGACGAGAATCTAAAAGGTTTTTCTTTTAAGTTGCTGGATCAGGACGGACAAACCGTGGATTTTCCAACCGGTTTTGAGAACAAAGTGGTTGTAGTTGGATTTGTCTTCACACACTGTCCCGATATATGTCCTTTAACAGTAAATAATATGCAATTGGTTCAAAACGAACTTATTGGCAAGGGGGAAACTGACGATATAGTTTTTGTTGCCATTTCCTTCGATCCCGAAAGAGATACTGTTGCCCTGTTAAAAAAGTTTGCAGCACTTCGGGAGATAAACGAGAAGAATTTTAGGTTTCTTACCGGCGATAAGAGGACAACCGATTCTCTGATGTCAATAATGAGGATAGTTGCGGTGCCTGAAGATTCAACCATAGTTGACGGCACCCTGTCATATTTCTTCACACATACCGACAGGATATCATTGATCGACAAAAAAGGATTTTTAAGAAAAGAATATTCGGGAAGCAAAGCCAACACTTCCGAAATTGTCCAAGATATTGAAAAACTGAGGTAA
- a CDS encoding copper chaperone PCu(A)C gives MFKLVTSLLLITALAPKMEVSSNWIRPNSKGTNTAVYAKITNKGDKADTLYAVESDLAKVTEIHESYEENGKTGMRKVDFIVIPAKKTIELKPGGMHIMLIKLNKDIAKGKKYSLIYKFKRAGKVKVSALASDKAPAKNTKPSKKKK, from the coding sequence ATGTTTAAATTAGTCACAAGCCTGTTATTAATAACCGCACTCGCTCCCAAAATGGAGGTTTCGTCCAATTGGATAAGGCCCAATTCGAAGGGCACAAACACTGCAGTATATGCAAAGATCACAAACAAAGGCGATAAAGCTGACACGCTGTATGCAGTCGAATCTGATCTTGCAAAAGTAACAGAGATACACGAATCCTACGAAGAAAACGGCAAGACCGGAATGCGAAAAGTCGATTTCATCGTAATTCCTGCAAAAAAGACCATTGAGTTGAAACCCGGCGGGATGCACATAATGCTGATCAAGCTGAACAAAGACATTGCAAAAGGGAAGAAGTACTCTTTGATATACAAATTCAAAAGAGCAGGTAAAGTAAAAGTCAGTGCCCTGGCATCAGATAAAGCTCCTGCAAAGAATACCAAACCAAGCAAAAAGAAAAAATAG
- a CDS encoding T9SS type A sorting domain-containing protein: MRYLILSVLFTINLFSQNWSEMKGVFNPTGLLMKHFTAPFFIDYDNDGDQDLSLCYLSSDAKFYRNDPVNGKPYFTEDTVYLAQIAVLDPTNSYSYGVFVDLNGDGKMDFVTGGFRGFTCFLNFGTISAPEWVKKDSVFMSVNTLIGSDAKPEFGDLDGDGDFDLLAGIGESLLGGPTPGITLGFRNIGTTTEPVFEQYQAFVSGIPDIGRNSYPRLADMNNDGKLDLLLGRDLASFLYYRNSGTLNAPVWTGVADVFTTETSHYWKNPDLVDIDNDGDRDLIYGTDDGNMLMYQNNGTLTSPVFAYNGTYFPVVKVSGNSTASLADIDNDGDLDLITGTSGGQIRLVQNNGTKFIPQFALTSGNYGNLSTSSYSVPRFADFDKDGDYDVVTGATDGKVYLYLNNNGSFTLANWFSAVDIGWTSIPAPVDLDGDGDMDLLVGAETSANVVFMENVGNNTFTSNPSMITGINFGSYNRPSFGDADNDGDYDLIIGSLWGDLKYYENTGTATAPVWTNNSTLVAGIEMDQNSTPYFADIDGDTRKDLIIGDSDGNFFAFKNLFAPVSVNDLTPVPHSFTISNAYPNPFNNMAKVQISFADAGEYFVQITGITGEVISRKVINVTQSGVIDYSIDFSELSVPSGVYLFSVSNSKTTGVVKIVYLK, translated from the coding sequence ATGCGATACCTGATATTATCTGTATTATTTACAATCAACCTCTTTTCTCAAAACTGGTCTGAAATGAAGGGAGTATTTAATCCCACAGGCTTGTTGATGAAGCATTTCACTGCACCATTTTTTATTGATTACGACAATGATGGTGACCAGGACTTAAGTCTCTGTTATCTGAGCAGCGATGCCAAATTTTACAGGAACGATCCGGTAAACGGGAAACCGTATTTTACAGAAGATACCGTCTATCTTGCACAAATTGCTGTCCTGGATCCAACAAACAGCTATTCTTATGGTGTTTTTGTGGATTTGAATGGTGACGGTAAAATGGATTTTGTAACAGGAGGATTCAGAGGATTTACCTGTTTTCTTAACTTTGGGACGATCTCAGCTCCTGAATGGGTGAAAAAAGACTCAGTTTTTATGAGTGTGAATACCCTGATCGGGTCGGATGCCAAACCTGAATTTGGCGATCTTGACGGAGATGGTGATTTCGACCTTTTAGCCGGGATAGGGGAGTCGCTTCTCGGAGGACCAACACCCGGTATCACTCTCGGTTTCAGAAATATTGGCACTACGACAGAACCTGTATTCGAACAATATCAGGCATTCGTTTCCGGAATTCCGGATATCGGCAGAAATTCTTACCCAAGGCTTGCAGATATGAATAATGACGGGAAGCTTGATCTCCTGCTCGGCAGAGACCTTGCTTCTTTTCTCTACTACAGAAACAGCGGTACCCTAAACGCACCGGTTTGGACGGGGGTTGCTGATGTATTTACAACCGAAACTTCCCACTACTGGAAAAACCCTGACCTCGTGGATATCGATAACGATGGCGACCGTGACCTTATCTACGGGACTGATGATGGCAACATGTTAATGTATCAGAATAACGGCACTCTCACATCTCCGGTTTTTGCATATAATGGGACATATTTCCCGGTTGTTAAAGTGTCGGGTAACTCCACTGCCTCGCTTGCAGACATCGATAACGATGGCGATCTCGATTTGATAACGGGAACTTCCGGAGGACAAATCAGACTTGTGCAAAACAACGGCACTAAATTTATACCTCAGTTTGCGCTTACTTCCGGGAATTACGGGAATTTGTCAACATCCTCCTATTCGGTACCGAGATTTGCAGACTTCGACAAAGATGGAGATTATGATGTTGTGACCGGTGCAACTGATGGAAAAGTTTACCTGTATCTCAATAATAATGGCAGTTTCACACTTGCCAACTGGTTTTCTGCGGTTGATATTGGTTGGACGAGCATACCGGCACCTGTTGATTTGGACGGAGACGGAGACATGGATCTCCTCGTTGGAGCTGAGACATCAGCAAATGTGGTATTTATGGAAAATGTCGGAAATAACACCTTCACATCCAATCCTTCGATGATCACAGGTATCAACTTTGGTTCGTACAACCGTCCGTCGTTCGGAGATGCTGACAATGATGGAGATTACGATCTTATCATTGGAAGCCTCTGGGGAGACCTTAAGTATTACGAAAACACAGGAACAGCGACTGCACCTGTGTGGACAAACAACAGCACCCTGGTTGCGGGTATTGAGATGGATCAGAATTCCACACCATATTTCGCTGATATAGATGGAGACACAAGAAAAGATTTGATAATCGGAGATTCTGACGGCAACTTCTTCGCATTCAAAAATCTTTTTGCACCTGTTTCTGTAAACGACCTGACTCCTGTGCCACATTCATTCACGATCTCAAATGCATACCCTAATCCATTCAATAATATGGCTAAGGTACAGATTTCATTTGCAGATGCAGGTGAATATTTTGTGCAAATTACCGGAATTACGGGTGAGGTGATTTCAAGGAAAGTAATAAATGTTACTCAATCAGGAGTGATTGACTATTCAATTGATTTCTCGGAACTTTCAGTACCCTCGGGCGTTTATCTGTTTTCAGTTTCCAACAGTAAAACTACCGGAGTGGTTAAAATAGTCTATCTAAAGTAG
- a CDS encoding sterol desaturase family protein — MNYIKNYLLHLDTTTIVTGSIIVIFAIALILLEKKFPYTKGQKLLREGFFNDLVLYTIVQSYVLGLVIGELIKFIDGQTGIQRYQLLSDVPVWIIVLGSLFFHDFYIYWFHRWMHNNKYLWRLHEAHHSTKEVDWLSGSRSHALEILINQTVEFAPFILLGAPAEAAIIKGCISAVWGMWIHANLDIHTGKLHYIINGPEMHRWHHSDKHEEAYNTNYATKFAFWDYLFGSAFFPEGEKPKYYGLSEFFPSNYVKQFFFAFRKMKSEG, encoded by the coding sequence ATAAATTATATCAAGAACTACCTGCTTCATCTTGATACGACGACCATCGTAACCGGTTCGATCATAGTAATTTTTGCAATAGCTCTTATTCTTCTCGAGAAAAAGTTTCCCTACACCAAAGGGCAAAAGCTCCTCAGGGAAGGATTTTTCAACGATCTTGTTCTTTACACCATTGTTCAGTCATATGTCCTGGGTCTGGTCATCGGTGAATTAATTAAGTTTATCGACGGTCAGACTGGTATCCAAAGATACCAGCTTCTTTCCGATGTGCCTGTATGGATTATCGTACTCGGTTCCCTCTTCTTTCATGATTTCTATATCTACTGGTTTCACAGATGGATGCACAACAACAAATATCTGTGGAGATTACATGAGGCTCACCACTCGACAAAAGAGGTTGATTGGTTGTCCGGATCACGGTCACATGCCCTCGAAATCCTTATCAACCAGACTGTTGAGTTTGCCCCTTTCATTCTGCTGGGTGCTCCTGCAGAGGCAGCAATTATTAAAGGATGTATTTCCGCTGTCTGGGGAATGTGGATCCACGCAAATCTGGACATCCATACAGGGAAACTTCACTACATTATTAACGGTCCCGAGATGCATCGCTGGCACCATTCCGATAAACACGAGGAAGCATACAACACCAACTACGCAACCAAATTTGCTTTCTGGGATTATCTATTCGGCTCTGCCTTCTTCCCCGAAGGCGAAAAGCCAAAGTATTACGGATTATCTGAGTTTTTCCCCTCCAATTATGTAAAGCAGTTCTTCTTTGCTTTCAGAAAAATGAAATCGGAAGGATGA
- a CDS encoding N-acetylneuraminate synthase family protein has product MRNERLIKVGNRFIGDGQPCFVIAEIGINHNGSVEIAKKLIDGAANAGCDAVKFQKRTPEICVPKDQWNIERDTPWGRMTYIDYRHRMEFTPEQFGEIADHCSTKGIEWFASCWDEEAVDFIDQFNPSLYKIASASLTDHKLLKRHSKLSKPCILSTGMSTIDEIEEAVEVFGTENLLLAHATSTYPCVLEELNLKMILTLKTMFPHTVIGYSGHETGLAPTEAAVAMGAAFVERHITLDRAMWGSDQAASVEVGGFAKLVANIRDIETALGDGIKKVYDSEIGPRKKLRRVQ; this is encoded by the coding sequence TTGAGAAATGAAAGATTAATTAAGGTTGGCAATCGATTCATTGGTGACGGGCAACCTTGTTTTGTAATTGCTGAGATTGGCATCAATCATAATGGATCAGTTGAGATTGCTAAAAAACTGATTGATGGTGCCGCAAATGCAGGTTGCGATGCGGTCAAATTTCAGAAGCGAACTCCGGAAATTTGTGTACCAAAGGATCAGTGGAATATCGAAAGAGACACTCCGTGGGGTAGAATGACCTATATCGATTACCGTCACAGGATGGAGTTTACACCGGAACAGTTCGGAGAGATAGCAGATCATTGCAGCACGAAAGGGATTGAATGGTTCGCTTCATGCTGGGATGAAGAAGCTGTTGATTTTATTGACCAGTTTAATCCCTCACTTTATAAAATCGCATCTGCTTCACTGACAGATCATAAATTGCTAAAAAGACATTCGAAGCTCTCGAAGCCGTGTATTTTATCAACCGGGATGTCAACTATTGATGAAATTGAGGAAGCTGTAGAAGTTTTTGGCACTGAAAATCTTTTGCTGGCGCACGCCACCTCCACATACCCGTGTGTACTCGAGGAATTAAACCTCAAGATGATTTTAACTCTCAAAACCATGTTCCCTCACACAGTTATTGGATATTCAGGTCATGAAACCGGCTTGGCACCAACTGAGGCTGCCGTTGCGATGGGTGCTGCTTTTGTAGAACGACACATTACTCTCGACAGGGCGATGTGGGGCTCTGATCAGGCTGCTTCAGTAGAAGTCGGAGGTTTTGCCAAACTTGTGGCCAACATAAGAGATATTGAGACTGCTCTTGGAGACGGTATCAAAAAAGTATATGACAGTGAAATTGGTCCCCGGAAAAAACTGAGAAGAGTTCAATAG
- a CDS encoding HAD hydrolase family protein: MVDLSGLKIPLEEAVSRAKKLKIIITDVDGVLTDTGVFYSAEGEAMKRFSIRDGMGVERLRTECGVETGIMTGENSPAVSKRAEKLKIVHYFPGIKDKKSVFKEIVASGNFSPEEIAFIGDDYNDIGIIKEAAFTASPADGMPYIRSLVNYVCSVNAGYGAFRDFAELIIYLRQNF, translated from the coding sequence ATGGTAGATTTGTCAGGACTCAAAATTCCACTCGAAGAAGCAGTTTCGAGAGCAAAAAAATTAAAAATAATAATCACGGATGTTGACGGCGTTCTTACTGATACGGGGGTTTTTTACTCCGCAGAAGGTGAGGCGATGAAACGGTTTTCCATCCGGGACGGAATGGGAGTCGAAAGACTGCGCACTGAATGTGGTGTTGAAACTGGTATAATGACGGGTGAAAACTCTCCGGCTGTTTCTAAACGGGCGGAAAAACTAAAGATTGTTCATTATTTCCCCGGAATTAAGGATAAAAAATCTGTCTTCAAGGAAATTGTTGCTTCAGGAAATTTTTCTCCGGAAGAAATAGCGTTTATCGGTGACGATTATAACGATATCGGGATTATTAAGGAGGCAGCTTTCACAGCTTCCCCTGCCGATGGAATGCCTTACATCAGATCCCTTGTAAATTATGTCTGTTCCGTAAACGCCGGTTATGGTGCCTTCAGGGATTTTGCCGAATTGATTATCTATCTCAGGCAGAATTTTTAA
- a CDS encoding SDR family oxidoreductase yields the protein MENIFNLSGKVAIVTGSLGLIGKNHCRALVNAGANVVVTDLNGSQCEEFAKEISPFDDAIKVIGFGADITSPKEIENLRDFTLEKLGRIDILVNNAAINDKFEDPAALFEQSKFENYPLDLWNKSLTVNVTGMFLCSQIIGKVMADAGKGSIINVASTYGVVAPNQDMYIDSEGVQKFYKTPAYPVTKGAVISFTRYLAAYWGEKGVRVNTLTPGGVENNQDDFFINEYSKRTPLKRMARPDDYMGALVFLASDSSAYMTGANLVVDGGFTIW from the coding sequence ATGGAAAATATATTTAACCTTTCCGGAAAGGTAGCCATTGTAACAGGCTCCCTCGGACTGATCGGAAAAAATCACTGCCGGGCACTTGTAAATGCGGGAGCGAATGTTGTGGTCACCGATTTAAATGGTTCACAATGTGAAGAGTTTGCAAAAGAAATCTCCCCTTTCGATGACGCGATTAAAGTTATTGGATTTGGTGCGGACATCACTTCTCCAAAGGAAATAGAGAATCTGCGGGATTTCACTCTGGAAAAATTGGGAAGGATCGACATTCTTGTCAACAATGCTGCAATTAACGATAAATTTGAAGATCCTGCAGCACTTTTTGAGCAATCCAAATTTGAAAACTACCCTCTTGACCTGTGGAACAAGTCTCTGACTGTGAATGTCACAGGTATGTTCCTCTGTTCTCAAATCATCGGAAAAGTGATGGCTGATGCCGGGAAAGGAAGCATTATCAATGTTGCTTCCACCTACGGAGTTGTTGCTCCCAACCAGGACATGTATATCGATTCAGAGGGTGTTCAGAAATTCTACAAGACTCCCGCTTATCCCGTAACAAAAGGAGCAGTCATCTCGTTCACGAGATATCTCGCTGCCTATTGGGGCGAAAAGGGAGTCAGAGTGAATACACTTACTCCCGGCGGAGTCGAAAACAATCAGGATGATTTTTTTATAAATGAATATTCAAAACGCACACCATTAAAAAGAATGGCTAGACCTGATGATTATATGGGGGCGCTTGTTTTCCTTGCATCAGATTCCTCTGCTTACATGACGGGAGCCAACCTTGTAGTGGATGGAGGATTCACTATATGGTAG
- a CDS encoding aminotransferase class III-fold pyridoxal phosphate-dependent enzyme: MSNKIAFNKNYPDITESNKLYERSKGLIPAFTQTLAKGPAQYVNGVAPKYLKRGKNAHVWDVDGNEYIDLNMAIGPLSLGYAIPEVDQAIKDQLEDGITFSLMHPLEVEVAELIREVVPNAESVRYSKTGADVVSAAVRLARAFTKKNKILCCGYHGWHDWYISVTDRNAGIPKVIEDMSFTINYNDIQSVIDSIDEDVACIILEPFVFQEPKNDFLQELRRICDEKEILLVFDEMWTGFRIALGGAQEYFGVRADLALFSKAVANGMPIGIITGRKDIMTLLDKDVFFFTTFGGEALSLAATKATIEFMKKNSVQAVIAEKGRKLKDGYNRIASELGMEYTSCSGFDCRTIMTFDASAGNPLEMKSLVQQEMIKRGVLWGGFHNVSFSLTDEDIEHVIACYGEVLPILKKAVQDGNVKDLLRGEPVGPVFRKTSNFNMKPRNMG; the protein is encoded by the coding sequence ATGAGCAATAAAATAGCTTTTAACAAAAACTACCCGGATATCACAGAGTCGAACAAACTTTATGAGCGATCGAAGGGGCTTATACCCGCTTTCACTCAGACTTTGGCAAAAGGACCTGCACAGTATGTAAACGGTGTCGCACCGAAATATCTCAAAAGAGGCAAAAATGCCCATGTTTGGGATGTGGATGGAAACGAATATATCGATTTAAATATGGCTATCGGTCCCCTCTCTCTCGGGTACGCCATCCCTGAGGTTGATCAGGCGATAAAAGATCAACTCGAAGACGGAATCACTTTTTCACTGATGCATCCGTTGGAGGTGGAAGTCGCAGAATTGATAAGAGAAGTTGTGCCGAATGCTGAATCGGTAAGATACAGTAAGACAGGTGCCGACGTGGTTAGTGCTGCTGTACGGCTTGCAAGAGCATTTACAAAAAAGAATAAAATTCTCTGCTGCGGATATCACGGGTGGCATGACTGGTATATTTCTGTCACAGATCGTAACGCAGGTATACCAAAGGTAATCGAGGATATGAGTTTTACCATCAACTACAACGACATCCAATCGGTTATCGATTCAATCGATGAAGATGTCGCATGCATTATCCTTGAGCCTTTCGTTTTTCAGGAACCAAAGAATGATTTTCTTCAGGAACTCAGACGAATCTGCGATGAAAAAGAGATACTTCTTGTCTTTGATGAAATGTGGACCGGATTTCGTATCGCGCTCGGAGGTGCTCAGGAGTATTTCGGAGTAAGGGCGGACCTCGCTCTCTTTTCAAAGGCAGTGGCAAACGGAATGCCTATCGGAATCATTACGGGTCGTAAAGACATAATGACATTGCTTGACAAAGATGTATTTTTCTTCACAACTTTTGGTGGTGAAGCTCTTTCATTAGCCGCAACTAAAGCCACGATCGAATTCATGAAAAAGAACAGTGTTCAGGCTGTAATTGCTGAAAAAGGAAGAAAACTGAAGGATGGCTATAACAGAATTGCTTCAGAACTCGGAATGGAATACACTTCCTGCTCGGGATTCGACTGCAGGACTATTATGACTTTCGACGCCTCTGCCGGTAATCCACTTGAGATGAAATCACTGGTTCAGCAGGAAATGATAAAGAGAGGTGTACTCTGGGGTGGTTTCCATAATGTAAGTTTTTCACTTACTGATGAGGATATCGAACATGTTATTGCCTGCTACGGTGAAGTACTCCCGATACTGAAAAAAGCTGTTCAGGATGGCAATGTGAAAGACCTGCTTCGCGGTGAACCTGTCGGTCCCGTTTTCCGGAAAACTTCCAATTTCAATATGAAACCAAGGAATATGGGTTAA